A window of Rhodopirellula halodulae contains these coding sequences:
- a CDS encoding cytochrome c peroxidase encodes MKESLPPRNRIRVLPIVLLAAAFSAVVSADTFSWSNETSVATNANLPRDEIAPTVSAKRLAEVPIASRMLRRPIASARWDDDTVVVANQRSGTVSFVSVDDMAVRREVEVGGNLTDLARVEVEGEPHLLLTDDKAHRLVCVRVTDEAATMVWQLEMPTGPTSLVLSPDNHSCVVASSWARTLTWVELPAAVGDSAKIRESLDLPFSPKAQLLFADQKRLLVADAFGPRLALIATDTRTLLSIREIPGNNIRGLTRNQDGDKLYVTHELINEIAPPRSSEIIWGSMVSDAMREIPVATILDPEASLSQGSRFLALGNNTRGAGDPNGLASRSDGRLIVAIGGLGQIGVVEPGGIGVTRLQTGKRPTHVLAWSDDRFLITNQHSDSLSRVDFDWKENTKVDVIGTDDSEFGGADETPADYEDSADQTSYSEKGEAEYEYAGVDESFDESRSGEEGEASEGSDDYDQDKTETEYDVEAAYDVKSEYAESEYDDREAYASDVSRNGLTYQTKTYQIGPDADKGAKQLVATVQQMSLGLPPKLTPSERGETLFFDASLSRGGWYSCHSCHTDGHTSGSLADTLSDGGEGAPKRILSLHGVGQTGPWAWIGDKSEIESQVRQTLRLTMQGRKLNGGEIGDLVAFLKSLPPAPIFRPATDDADAKIVDAGRELFQSLDCVACHSGSVLTSEDTYEVGLTDERGTTQFNPPSLRGVGHLHSLFHDLRAADLNAVVTQYKHQLPRDLTLDEQEALIRYLQSL; translated from the coding sequence ATGAAAGAGTCTCTCCCGCCCCGCAACCGAATCCGCGTGTTGCCAATCGTGCTACTGGCTGCCGCGTTTTCGGCCGTAGTGTCAGCCGACACGTTCAGTTGGTCCAACGAAACTTCGGTGGCCACGAACGCGAATCTGCCTCGCGACGAAATTGCCCCGACTGTTTCCGCGAAGCGGTTGGCCGAGGTGCCCATTGCGTCACGAATGTTGCGGCGACCGATTGCGTCTGCACGCTGGGACGACGACACCGTTGTGGTCGCGAATCAGCGGAGCGGAACGGTCAGCTTTGTTTCGGTCGACGACATGGCCGTCCGACGTGAAGTCGAGGTCGGTGGCAATCTGACCGATCTCGCTCGCGTTGAGGTCGAGGGTGAGCCGCATTTGTTGCTGACGGATGACAAGGCTCATCGGCTGGTTTGTGTGCGGGTTACGGATGAGGCGGCGACCATGGTTTGGCAATTGGAAATGCCAACCGGGCCGACGTCGCTGGTTCTTTCGCCGGACAATCATTCGTGCGTCGTCGCGTCTTCTTGGGCCCGAACGTTGACTTGGGTGGAGTTGCCAGCAGCCGTCGGGGACTCAGCGAAGATTCGTGAGTCGCTGGATCTGCCGTTCTCACCCAAGGCACAGCTTCTCTTTGCGGATCAAAAACGGTTGTTGGTTGCCGACGCGTTCGGGCCGCGACTCGCCTTGATCGCGACTGACACCAGAACGCTCCTTTCAATTCGCGAAATTCCCGGAAACAACATTCGCGGGCTCACACGAAATCAAGACGGCGACAAGCTGTACGTCACGCACGAGTTGATCAACGAGATTGCTCCTCCACGAAGCAGCGAAATCATTTGGGGATCCATGGTGTCCGATGCCATGCGCGAGATCCCGGTCGCGACGATTCTGGATCCTGAAGCCTCGCTCAGCCAAGGCAGCCGGTTTTTGGCTCTCGGCAACAACACTCGCGGCGCGGGCGATCCCAATGGGTTGGCATCGCGGTCCGATGGGCGATTGATTGTGGCCATCGGTGGCCTCGGACAAATCGGTGTGGTGGAACCCGGTGGGATCGGTGTGACTCGGCTGCAGACCGGAAAGCGGCCGACGCACGTGTTGGCGTGGTCCGACGATCGTTTCCTGATCACTAATCAACATTCTGATTCACTTTCGCGAGTCGACTTTGATTGGAAAGAGAACACGAAGGTTGATGTCATCGGGACGGATGATTCGGAATTCGGCGGTGCGGATGAGACGCCGGCCGACTACGAGGACTCCGCTGACCAAACAAGCTATTCCGAGAAGGGCGAAGCGGAATACGAGTACGCTGGCGTCGATGAGTCATTCGACGAGAGTCGTTCAGGGGAGGAAGGTGAAGCGTCCGAAGGGTCGGACGATTACGACCAAGACAAGACTGAGACCGAGTACGACGTCGAAGCAGCATACGACGTGAAGAGCGAGTACGCCGAGAGCGAGTACGACGATCGCGAAGCCTACGCGAGCGATGTTTCGCGAAATGGGCTGACCTATCAAACCAAGACGTACCAGATCGGTCCCGACGCGGATAAAGGGGCGAAGCAACTGGTCGCCACGGTGCAACAGATGTCGCTTGGACTGCCGCCGAAACTGACTCCTTCGGAACGCGGTGAAACGCTCTTCTTCGATGCCAGCTTGTCTCGAGGTGGTTGGTACAGTTGCCACAGTTGTCATACGGATGGGCACACCAGCGGTTCCCTAGCCGATACGCTCAGCGACGGTGGTGAGGGGGCACCGAAACGCATTTTGTCGTTACATGGAGTTGGGCAAACGGGGCCTTGGGCGTGGATCGGCGACAAGTCAGAAATCGAGTCGCAAGTTCGGCAAACGCTGCGGCTGACGATGCAAGGTCGCAAGCTGAACGGTGGCGAAATTGGGGATCTGGTTGCGTTTTTGAAGTCGCTGCCGCCGGCACCAATCTTTCGCCCCGCGACGGACGATGCGGATGCGAAGATCGTCGACGCGGGACGCGAACTCTTTCAGTCACTGGATTGTGTTGCGTGCCACTCCGGATCCGTTCTGACTTCCGAAGACACCTACGAAGTGGGACTGACTGATGAACGAGGAACGACGCAGTTCAACCCGCCGTCGCTTCGTGGTGTCGGTCACCTGCATTCGCTCTTTCATGATTTGCGAGCCGCGGACCTCAACGCTGTTGTCACGCAGTACAAGCACCAACTTCCCCGCGACCTCACGCTGGACGAGCAAGAAGCACTGATTCGATACCTGCAAAGTCTATAA
- a CDS encoding OmpP1/FadL family transporter, with the protein MSAGSAFAQGTIISAAGPVNRSMGGASTAAPISALSAMYWNPASISGMERSELEVGVDLLFTDHNVSSSVGGTSGSTDADPGTFPVPNFAWTHRLADPRFTFGLSVNSVAGFKTNLSSGTTNPVLAPQPTGLGQISSEAAFLQIAPVLSMAMTERLSVAAGPILTTGQVGIEPFVFDSANGDNTYSGGRATRYHWGGGFQLGTYYLLNNDWQLGASYKSKAWMETFEFMGEDENGLPRTLTCELDLPSILSVGTGYTGIDQWLFAADFRFIDYANADGFGDSATYDGTGKLNGLDWSSVFAMAFGAQRAIGERIYLRGGYTYNQNPIRNSEAFFNLASPLLYEHMLSVGGSYKLNDCVAVNVGYSHYFENSRTGAVILPAGAVPGSSVTNRLSADFLSFGIVMRH; encoded by the coding sequence TTGAGTGCTGGTTCAGCATTCGCTCAAGGAACGATCATTTCGGCCGCGGGGCCGGTCAACCGCAGTATGGGAGGAGCGTCAACAGCCGCTCCCATCAGCGCGCTCAGTGCAATGTACTGGAACCCGGCATCCATCAGTGGGATGGAACGCAGTGAATTGGAGGTTGGCGTGGACCTGTTGTTCACGGATCACAACGTGAGTTCCTCTGTTGGCGGCACCTCAGGTTCGACCGACGCGGATCCGGGGACCTTTCCCGTTCCCAACTTTGCTTGGACTCACCGACTGGCGGATCCTCGATTCACGTTCGGATTGAGTGTGAACTCAGTCGCGGGATTCAAAACCAACTTGTCATCCGGGACAACGAATCCCGTATTGGCACCTCAACCAACTGGACTGGGGCAAATCAGTTCCGAAGCTGCGTTTCTGCAGATTGCTCCCGTGCTTTCCATGGCGATGACCGAACGTCTGTCGGTCGCTGCGGGCCCCATTTTGACCACCGGCCAGGTTGGAATCGAGCCTTTTGTTTTTGATTCCGCCAACGGAGACAACACGTACTCGGGTGGACGTGCCACGCGATATCACTGGGGCGGTGGCTTTCAATTGGGAACGTATTACCTGCTGAACAACGATTGGCAGTTGGGAGCGTCCTACAAAAGCAAGGCTTGGATGGAAACGTTCGAGTTCATGGGCGAGGATGAAAACGGATTGCCTCGTACACTGACGTGCGAACTGGATCTTCCCAGCATTCTGTCTGTTGGGACGGGCTACACGGGAATTGATCAGTGGTTGTTCGCAGCCGACTTCCGTTTCATCGACTACGCCAACGCCGATGGCTTTGGTGACTCGGCGACTTACGACGGCACGGGCAAACTGAACGGATTGGATTGGAGCAGCGTTTTCGCGATGGCTTTTGGAGCTCAACGAGCCATTGGCGAGCGGATCTACCTGCGGGGCGGTTACACCTACAACCAAAATCCGATTCGCAATAGCGAAGCGTTCTTCAACCTTGCTTCGCCTTTGCTCTACGAGCACATGTTGAGCGTGGGCGGATCCTACAAGCTGAATGATTGCGTGGCGGTCAACGTTGGCTACTCACACTACTTTGAGAACAGCCGAACCGGAGCCGTGATCTTGCCCGCCGGTGCAGTGCCTGGTTCATCGGTGACCAACCGACTCTCGGCTGACTTCCTAAGCTTTGGCATCGTCATGCGACACTGA
- a CDS encoding GntR family transcriptional regulator, producing MTGNLADRAYRHLRTRLSRGELAPGMRLVNRTLAADIGVSVIPVREAINRLASEGLVEQIPGSGAFVRKINREDLDDLYVLRDALESCAAGEAARNATSDQLDRFDEILKRVADTTDAIQKSKRGHSNKRQLNQWMDDEEAFHHLLIETSQNRLLAKVVDENRAIAAVFECQRDSPKLLTAELAKRTLSSKRKLIEAIRKRNADQARQLMSQHIRRGQQTVVEFFFSDDAPGER from the coding sequence ATGACTGGCAATCTCGCCGATCGAGCCTATCGCCACCTCCGCACCCGGTTGTCTCGTGGTGAACTCGCACCCGGAATGCGTTTGGTCAATCGCACGCTGGCCGCCGACATCGGCGTCAGTGTCATCCCCGTGCGTGAAGCGATCAATCGTTTGGCCAGCGAAGGATTGGTGGAACAAATTCCTGGGTCAGGTGCTTTTGTCCGCAAGATCAATCGGGAGGATTTGGATGATCTGTACGTGCTTCGCGATGCGCTGGAAAGCTGTGCCGCGGGCGAAGCCGCTCGCAACGCGACCTCCGACCAATTGGATCGCTTCGATGAAATTTTGAAACGGGTCGCGGACACGACCGATGCGATTCAGAAGTCCAAACGTGGTCACAGCAACAAACGCCAGCTCAATCAATGGATGGACGATGAGGAAGCGTTCCATCATTTGCTCATCGAAACCTCGCAGAATCGTCTGCTGGCCAAAGTGGTCGATGAGAATCGAGCGATCGCGGCTGTCTTCGAGTGTCAACGCGATTCTCCGAAGCTCCTGACGGCGGAACTCGCCAAGCGGACTCTGTCGTCCAAACGAAAACTCATCGAAGCCATTCGGAAACGCAATGCGGATCAGGCTCGTCAGTTGATGAGCCAACACATTCGCCGCGGTCAGCAAACGGTCGTCGAGTTCTTTTTCTCAGATGATGCACCCGGGGAACGCTGA
- a CDS encoding dihydrodipicolinate synthase family protein, with amino-acid sequence MKPTNSSPALSGLIAATYTPMHPNGDLNLEVVPSLVDHLMRSGISGLYVCGSTGEGMSLTTGERQQLAGAFVDAANDRVPVIVQVGHNSLRDARELAAHAESIGAHAISATCPSYYKIADSDSLVDCMCEVATAAPETPFYYYHIPALTGSSVVMPEFLRLATERMPTLRGLKYTDTKLHEFMACKNATSDDLDVVWGCDEMLLGALATGANAAIGSTYNIAANIYQRVIKSFAASDFDHARKWQLRAVEVIRVMGQFPFHPATKAVLEMQGVLVGPCRLPLGRLSETQLKSLHTKLTEIGFFDWNRGEDTTGASR; translated from the coding sequence TTGAAGCCCACGAACTCGTCGCCAGCGTTGTCCGGTTTGATCGCCGCGACTTACACGCCCATGCATCCCAACGGTGATTTGAACTTGGAGGTCGTGCCTTCTTTGGTGGACCACTTGATGCGATCCGGGATTTCGGGGCTGTACGTTTGCGGGAGCACGGGCGAAGGCATGTCGTTGACCACCGGCGAACGACAACAACTCGCGGGGGCGTTCGTCGACGCAGCGAATGATCGCGTTCCCGTCATTGTGCAGGTGGGGCACAACAGCTTGCGAGACGCCCGTGAGCTCGCGGCACACGCTGAATCGATTGGCGCCCATGCAATCTCGGCAACCTGTCCGTCCTACTACAAGATCGCGGACTCTGATTCTTTAGTCGATTGCATGTGCGAGGTGGCAACGGCTGCACCGGAGACGCCTTTTTACTACTACCACATTCCCGCGCTGACGGGATCAAGCGTCGTGATGCCGGAGTTTCTGCGTTTGGCGACGGAGCGCATGCCAACACTGAGAGGATTGAAGTACACCGACACTAAATTGCACGAATTCATGGCATGCAAAAACGCCACCTCGGATGACCTGGATGTGGTCTGGGGTTGCGACGAGATGTTGCTGGGTGCGTTGGCGACCGGAGCGAACGCTGCCATCGGCAGCACGTACAACATCGCCGCCAACATCTACCAACGAGTCATCAAATCGTTTGCCGCATCCGACTTTGATCATGCCCGGAAATGGCAACTTCGCGCGGTCGAGGTGATCCGTGTGATGGGACAATTTCCGTTTCATCCGGCGACCAAAGCGGTGTTGGAAATGCAAGGCGTCCTAGTTGGACCATGCCGTTTGCCGCTGGGTCGCTTGTCGGAAACTCAGTTAAAATCTTTGCATACCAAGCTGACTGAGATTGGATTCTTCGATTGGAACCGCGGCGAGGACACAACGGGAGCGTCGAGATGA
- a CDS encoding sodium:solute symporter family transporter: MTRWPERRLLCLAVACWLASMFGPASIGADDAIKRASDVQMTWEPMPPLPNPLGVAGPFVGVDSDHLIIAGGANFPTPVWENQKRWHDRIHVLKRDGEQFDWLDAGTLPRSLAYGAAVSIPSDGQRTGGVLCLGGSDGRSVSDQVFLMHWNPERQIVEFTDFPPLPTPCVHMTANLLGDSVYIFGGQSNLELSSATNRFWKLDLSLAADPASLQWEALPDCPGSARAFHVAASQHNGFEPCLYVISGRSEANAKTKFLRDTWEYCPSEAKWRQRADAPACVMAGSVIGYGQSHCLVLGGDDGSLFGRADELHDNHPGFPKRNFAYHTITDRWVELPAPPLNQVTTQVVRWQDELWLPSGEIRPRVRTPAIYRIHLSEPHAAFGGWNTGVLVGYLVAVLGIGVYFSRKNKNTNDYFRGGSQIPWWAAGCSIFATMLSSVTFTGIPSKAYAQDWTYAIGNFTIPLVAVVAVFVAIPFFRRIDATSAYEYLEKRFSRPVRWFGSLSFSLFHLFRMAVVMSLTGLALAVATPMTPTQSVLLMGVLSIAYCTIGGIEAVIWTDTLQTVILLGGALVALTLMLIETDGGITGSYQHALNADKLRWANWHLRPDDAQIAFWVIVVGAIGQNLSSYTADQAVVQRYMTTPTRELAARSIWTNAILVIPATLLFFGIGTALHGYYHSHPERISPSITTDQIFPLFIAKEMPVGLAGLIVAGVFAAAQSTVSTSMNSTATALVTDFVRPLHWCQSERGLLRAAKVLTMVIGMAGTSLALFFVDPDIRSLFDTFLVVLGLFMGVLGGLFVLGGVTERANSIGAMTGAVCGAVIMYTLWATGIVHGFLYTTCGIVSCVAIGYLVSVWTGRPDCDLDGLTIHTITAKPKHQSS, from the coding sequence ATGACGCGGTGGCCTGAGCGACGTTTGCTTTGCCTCGCGGTCGCATGCTGGCTGGCCAGCATGTTTGGACCGGCGTCCATTGGAGCAGATGACGCGATCAAGCGTGCTTCCGACGTGCAGATGACTTGGGAGCCCATGCCGCCACTTCCAAATCCACTCGGTGTCGCGGGCCCATTCGTCGGAGTTGACTCGGATCATTTGATCATCGCCGGAGGTGCCAACTTCCCAACGCCGGTTTGGGAAAATCAAAAGCGGTGGCATGATCGCATTCATGTTTTAAAACGTGACGGCGAGCAATTTGATTGGCTGGACGCGGGAACTTTGCCTCGGTCATTGGCTTACGGTGCTGCGGTTTCCATTCCTTCCGACGGACAACGAACAGGTGGCGTTTTATGTCTGGGAGGCAGCGATGGTCGCAGTGTTTCCGACCAAGTGTTCTTGATGCACTGGAATCCGGAACGGCAGATCGTCGAGTTCACCGATTTCCCGCCTTTGCCGACGCCCTGCGTTCACATGACGGCGAACTTGCTGGGCGACTCCGTGTACATCTTCGGTGGCCAGTCGAATTTGGAATTGTCATCGGCCACCAATCGATTTTGGAAGTTAGATTTGAGTCTCGCAGCAGATCCCGCGAGTCTTCAGTGGGAAGCACTGCCGGACTGCCCTGGATCGGCTCGCGCGTTTCATGTCGCTGCCTCTCAGCACAATGGTTTCGAACCTTGTTTGTATGTCATCAGTGGCAGAAGCGAAGCCAACGCGAAAACCAAGTTTCTTCGCGACACATGGGAGTACTGCCCTAGCGAAGCCAAGTGGCGACAACGAGCGGATGCGCCGGCCTGCGTGATGGCGGGATCGGTGATTGGCTACGGGCAAAGCCATTGTTTGGTACTGGGGGGCGACGATGGTTCGCTGTTCGGGCGAGCAGATGAGTTGCACGACAACCATCCGGGCTTTCCCAAACGCAATTTCGCCTATCACACGATCACAGATCGTTGGGTGGAACTGCCCGCACCACCGCTGAATCAAGTCACCACGCAAGTCGTTCGTTGGCAGGACGAGCTTTGGTTGCCGAGCGGCGAGATCCGTCCGCGAGTTCGGACACCGGCGATCTATCGTATTCATCTGAGCGAGCCCCACGCAGCGTTTGGCGGTTGGAATACTGGTGTGCTGGTGGGTTACCTCGTCGCGGTGCTCGGAATCGGTGTCTATTTTTCGCGAAAGAACAAGAACACCAACGACTATTTTCGCGGCGGTAGCCAGATTCCTTGGTGGGCAGCAGGCTGCAGCATTTTCGCGACGATGTTGAGTTCCGTCACCTTCACTGGAATCCCATCTAAGGCGTATGCTCAAGACTGGACATACGCCATCGGCAATTTCACCATTCCGCTGGTGGCTGTTGTGGCCGTCTTTGTGGCGATACCATTCTTTCGACGCATCGATGCGACCAGTGCTTACGAATACCTGGAAAAACGATTCAGCCGACCGGTTCGCTGGTTCGGAAGCTTGAGCTTCTCACTGTTTCATTTGTTTCGGATGGCCGTCGTGATGTCGCTGACCGGCCTTGCCTTGGCGGTGGCGACGCCGATGACGCCGACGCAGTCCGTGTTGCTGATGGGCGTTCTCAGCATCGCGTACTGCACCATCGGCGGAATCGAAGCGGTGATATGGACGGACACGTTGCAAACGGTGATCTTGCTTGGCGGAGCCTTGGTTGCACTGACGTTGATGTTGATCGAAACGGATGGTGGCATCACGGGAAGTTACCAACATGCTTTGAACGCAGACAAGCTTCGTTGGGCCAACTGGCATCTGCGTCCTGATGACGCTCAGATTGCATTCTGGGTCATCGTGGTGGGTGCGATTGGCCAGAATCTATCGTCCTACACCGCGGACCAAGCCGTGGTTCAGCGTTACATGACGACGCCAACGCGAGAACTCGCCGCGCGATCCATTTGGACGAACGCGATCTTGGTCATTCCCGCCACCCTGTTGTTCTTTGGCATCGGGACAGCTCTTCATGGCTATTACCACTCGCACCCCGAAAGGATTTCTCCTTCGATCACCACCGATCAAATTTTTCCACTGTTCATTGCGAAAGAGATGCCGGTTGGATTGGCGGGTTTGATCGTCGCAGGCGTTTTCGCGGCGGCTCAGTCCACTGTCTCGACCAGCATGAATTCCACCGCGACGGCTCTGGTTACGGACTTCGTTCGTCCGCTGCACTGGTGTCAATCTGAACGTGGGCTGCTACGCGCCGCGAAGGTTTTGACGATGGTCATCGGAATGGCAGGAACTTCGCTGGCCTTGTTCTTCGTCGATCCAGACATCCGCTCCCTGTTTGATACGTTTTTGGTGGTGCTGGGGTTGTTCATGGGTGTGCTAGGAGGCCTGTTCGTGCTGGGTGGCGTGACCGAGCGAGCGAATTCCATCGGTGCAATGACTGGCGCCGTTTGCGGAGCCGTGATCATGTACACGCTTTGGGCAACGGGGATCGTGCACGGCTTTCTTTACACGACGTGTGGAATCGTCAGTTGCGTTGCGATCGGGTATTTGGTGAGTGTCTGGACAGGGCGGCCTGATTGCGACCTGGATGGGTTGACGATTCACACAATCACAGCGAAGCCCAAGCACCAGAGCAGCTAA
- a CDS encoding PAS domain S-box protein has product MSTEHRGTGQRKIGQRIDPARPNLHAFGSMLDEYGIGFVRIETSSSKILNLNRSFANFLGRELTGVVGTLLTDCLNEDSQADFIRLIESVGIRAGERAEEVFSVSVKDGSRRWLRFSLVAEADEDGPKDECNATVIDLTQAMKAEEELRLANDRFDSAQETSRVGSWEWKEGDEYAWWSKQLYALHRMDPDRGPVSFEDFMLMVAPKDRETIIRVNQPPFLPGDVRRFEFSSNPAVGPQRHFAATVWMTEIDGRLVRRGTTQDVTRQVELVKALEQSEVNLRELVSHTAEGSAVLNLDGLFIQADEKFASMLGCNPEDLVGQPIQKFAEAESQRAIEERFLNRTHAEAYEIQLQHVDEYWAWLLLSSAPLLNDDGQFVGVQVKALDITHRKQVEILAKHASQARAKLKSLTSRERQVLAQIVDGQMNKVIANRLDISEKTVERHRSNLMKKLEAHSVAELVRISITAEVMTAS; this is encoded by the coding sequence ATGAGCACTGAGCACAGGGGCACCGGTCAACGCAAAATCGGTCAGCGGATCGATCCAGCACGACCGAACTTGCATGCGTTTGGATCGATGCTGGACGAATACGGTATTGGCTTCGTTCGCATTGAGACGAGTTCGTCAAAGATTTTGAATCTGAATCGTTCGTTCGCAAATTTCTTGGGACGCGAGCTTACCGGTGTGGTGGGCACTCTGCTGACGGATTGCTTGAACGAAGACAGCCAAGCAGACTTCATTCGTCTGATTGAAAGCGTTGGCATTCGAGCAGGTGAACGGGCGGAAGAAGTCTTCTCAGTCTCGGTAAAGGATGGATCGCGTCGTTGGCTGCGTTTCAGCTTGGTGGCGGAGGCTGATGAGGACGGTCCAAAGGACGAATGCAACGCGACGGTCATCGATCTAACCCAGGCGATGAAAGCCGAAGAAGAGCTGCGGTTGGCAAACGACCGATTCGATTCCGCTCAGGAGACCAGCCGCGTTGGTAGCTGGGAATGGAAGGAGGGGGATGAATATGCGTGGTGGTCGAAACAGCTTTACGCTCTTCACCGAATGGATCCCGATCGAGGGCCTGTGAGCTTCGAAGATTTCATGTTGATGGTTGCGCCCAAAGATCGTGAAACGATCATCCGAGTCAATCAACCGCCATTTTTACCCGGCGACGTAAGACGTTTCGAATTCTCCAGCAATCCGGCCGTCGGTCCGCAGCGGCATTTCGCGGCGACCGTCTGGATGACCGAGATCGACGGAAGGCTCGTTCGACGCGGCACGACCCAGGATGTCACACGACAAGTCGAGTTGGTGAAGGCGCTCGAACAGAGCGAAGTGAATTTGCGAGAACTGGTTTCGCATACCGCAGAAGGCTCCGCAGTGCTCAACCTGGATGGATTGTTCATTCAGGCGGACGAAAAATTCGCGTCGATGCTCGGTTGCAATCCGGAGGACCTGGTCGGCCAACCCATCCAAAAGTTCGCTGAAGCTGAAAGCCAACGGGCGATCGAAGAACGTTTCCTCAACAGGACTCACGCGGAAGCTTACGAGATTCAGCTTCAGCATGTGGATGAGTACTGGGCCTGGTTACTGTTGAGCTCGGCGCCGTTGCTCAACGACGATGGACAATTTGTCGGTGTGCAAGTCAAAGCACTCGATATCACTCATCGCAAACAAGTTGAGATCTTGGCCAAGCACGCCTCGCAAGCGAGAGCGAAACTGAAAAGCTTGACCAGTCGAGAAAGACAAGTGCTGGCACAGATTGTTGATGGGCAAATGAACAAGGTCATTGCCAATCGACTGGACATCAGCGAGAAGACCGTTGAGCGTCATCGATCCAATCTGATGAAGAAGCTGGAGGCTCACAGCGTTGCAGAATTGGTTCGCATTTCAATCACTGCCGAGGTGATGACGGCTTCCTGA
- a CDS encoding sialidase family protein, with the protein MPAAIRRRLPAIFSRQIFAFAILAGTQLGLATRCHLSAAESTGTAHDRHLVDVFVPGEDGYPAIRIPSLVTTKAGTLLAFAEGRQGGDHSENDLIAKRSVDGGKTWGDLLLIREQGALSLNNPQAVVLESGRILVMYQQNRLGEHRANDGYGPDSYFTFIQTSDDDGLTWSEPLDVSRQVKREHGVTSVAAGPGIGIVLQRGPHPGRIVMPFNQGPYGDWRVYAAYSDDDGASWKMGDVAPGDGKGHGNEVQMVELSDGRLMLNARTQGAGTTKFRKVATSSDAGESWTQLQSDEQLIEPTCQAALLRYSWPEDGTSRILFSNPATQTKRANGVLRVSYDEGKTWPAQTVIYPDGFAYSCLTRMSDGRVGVLFERDGYRAISFVAISMDELEKGSQKNGADSDAAGEQP; encoded by the coding sequence ATGCCTGCTGCCATCAGACGTCGTTTGCCCGCGATTTTCTCCCGTCAGATCTTTGCGTTCGCCATCCTTGCCGGAACACAGCTTGGGCTTGCAACGCGGTGTCACCTATCGGCGGCGGAGTCGACCGGGACGGCGCACGACCGTCACTTGGTCGATGTGTTTGTGCCCGGCGAAGACGGTTATCCCGCGATCCGCATCCCTTCGCTGGTGACCACCAAAGCAGGAACGTTGCTCGCGTTTGCAGAGGGCCGCCAAGGTGGTGACCATTCGGAGAACGATTTGATTGCCAAGCGTTCCGTCGATGGAGGCAAGACTTGGGGAGACCTTTTGCTGATTCGCGAACAGGGCGCCTTGTCGCTCAACAACCCTCAAGCGGTCGTTTTGGAATCCGGTCGCATCTTGGTGATGTATCAACAAAACCGATTGGGCGAACACCGGGCGAATGATGGATACGGCCCAGACTCGTACTTCACGTTCATCCAAACCAGCGACGATGACGGGCTGACTTGGTCCGAGCCATTGGATGTATCGCGTCAGGTGAAACGAGAACACGGCGTGACGAGCGTTGCGGCGGGTCCCGGCATTGGAATTGTCTTGCAACGCGGCCCCCATCCGGGACGAATTGTCATGCCGTTCAACCAAGGCCCTTACGGCGATTGGCGTGTTTACGCCGCTTACAGCGACGACGACGGTGCAAGTTGGAAGATGGGAGACGTGGCCCCCGGCGATGGCAAAGGTCACGGCAATGAGGTGCAAATGGTCGAGTTGTCGGATGGACGGTTGATGTTGAACGCTCGGACGCAAGGTGCCGGCACAACCAAATTTCGCAAGGTTGCAACCAGCTCCGATGCGGGCGAAAGCTGGACGCAACTGCAGTCGGATGAACAGTTGATCGAGCCGACTTGCCAAGCCGCGTTACTGCGGTATTCATGGCCCGAAGATGGAACGAGTCGAATTCTCTTCTCCAACCCTGCAACGCAGACCAAGCGTGCCAACGGAGTGCTACGAGTCTCCTACGATGAAGGAAAGACCTGGCCTGCTCAGACGGTCATTTATCCCGATGGTTTTGCGTATTCCTGTTTGACTCGCATGTCGGATGGGCGAGTTGGAGTGCTGTTCGAGCGTGATGGATACCGCGCGATCAGCTTTGTTGCGATCTCGATGGATGAACTAGAGAAGGGTTCGCAGAAAAACGGTGCGGACTCGGATGCTGCGGGAGAGCAACCTTGA